A single Oryza brachyantha chromosome 8, ObraRS2, whole genome shotgun sequence DNA region contains:
- the LOC102699332 gene encoding RING-H2 finger protein ATL13-like has product MSHYTMHATIHYTALPPTSPLQLPLPYLPPPPPPPSLQPPPPPLLVPPPVSFDSTFQSRISPSILLIILILAVIFFVSGLLHLLVRFILRPAPRDPGDADSGDANVTAFQGQLQQLFHLHDAGVDQSFIDTLPVFLYGAVVGAGRKDPFDCAVCLCEFADDDRLRLLPKCSHAFHVDCIDTWLLSHSTCPLCRRSLLADFSPYGGGCSPLLFVLESGSEGSVSDRLDAASSAHLSLVMEQEEAEPEQKHAEVADKADEVVVSVKLGKFRSQATEAGGIGGGGSCSAAANPEQDVRRCYSMGTYEYVMDESSLLRVAVKPPAKKRPTTQMPGHRVAMSECDCHSKRESFRGFDAQPKLVQPKPPKVEKKESFSFSKIWMRGAPRRKDGAGAGASSRHASSFRLSSVLQRAASDVGAPKLLRPDVVSPVTESEYNVSAWDKSEKSGSGSVADWDVESATAAASVSGTGTGNGLNSRADEAPSFARRTLLWIRGHL; this is encoded by the coding sequence atgaGCCACTACACGATGCATGCGACCATCCACTACACTGCCCTGCCGCCCACGTCGCCGCTGCAGCTCCCGCTTCCCTAcctcccgcctccgcctccgccgccgtcgctgcagcctccgccgccgccgttgctggtgccgccgccggtgtcgTTTGACTCGACGTTCCAGAGCAGGATCAGCCCTAGCATCCTGCTCATCATCTTGATCTTGGCTGTTATCTTCTTTGTCTCCGGGCTGCTGCATCTCCTCGTCCGGTTCATCCTCCGCCCCGCGCCGCGTGACCCCGGCGACGCCGACAGCGGTGACGCCAACGTGACGGCCTTCCAGGGCCAGCTCCAGCAGCTGTTCCACCTCCACGACGCCGGCGTGGACCAGTCTTTCATCGACACGCTGCCGGTGTTCCTGtacggcgccgtcgtcggcgccggcaggAAGGACCCGTTCGACTGCGCGGTCTGCCTCTGTGAgttcgccgacgacgaccgtCTCCGGCTCCTCCCCAAGTGCAGCCACGCCTTCCACGTCGACTGCATCGACACGTGGCTGCTGTCGCACTCCACCTGCCCGCTCTGCCGCCgcagcctcctcgccgacttctCCCcctacggcggcggctgcagcCCGCTGCTGTTCGTGCTCGAGTCCGGCTCGGAGGGCTCCGTCTCTGATCGCCTCGACGCGGCGTCGTCGGCTCATCTCAGCCTCGTCATGGAGCAAGAAGAAGCAGAGCCGGAACAGAAGCATGCAGAGGTGGCGGACAAGGCAGACGAGGTGGTCGTCTCCGTCAAGCTCGGCAAGTTCAGGAGCCAGGCCACTGAAGCAggcggcatcggcggcggtggcagctgcagcgccgccgccaaccccGAGCAGGACGTGAGGCGTTGCTACTCCATGGGAACGTACGAGTACGTCATGGACGAGAGCTCTCTACTCCGCGTCGCCGTGAAGCCGCCGGCCAAGAAGCGGCCGACGACGCAGATGCCGGGGCACCGCGTCGCGATGTCCGAGTGCGACTGCCACTCCAAGCGGGAGAGCTTCCGCGGCTTCGACGCGCAGCCCAAGCTCGTGCAGCCGAAGCCGCCCAAGgtggagaagaaggagagCTTCTCGTTCTCCAAGATATGGATGCGCGGCGCGCCGCGGAGgaaggacggcgccggcgccggcgcgtccTCCCGCCACGCGTCGTCGTTCCGCCTCTCCTCCGTGCTGCAGCGCGCGGCGAGCGACGTCGGGGCGCCGAAGCTGCTGCGGCCGGACGTCGTGAGCCCCGTCACCGAGTCCGAATACAACGTGTCGGCGTGGGACAAGAGCGAGAAGAGCGGGAGCGGCAGCGTCGCGGACTGGGACGTCGAGTCCGCCACGGCGGCCGCCTCCGTctccggcaccggcaccgggAACGGGCTCAACTCGAGGGCCGACGAGGCACCGTCGTTCGCGCGGCGGACGCTGCTGTGGATCCGAGGCCACCTGTGA